A section of the Plutella xylostella chromosome 18, ilPluXylo3.1, whole genome shotgun sequence genome encodes:
- the LOC125489907 gene encoding rho-associated protein kinase 2-like — protein sequence MFTQRSPLPSDSAKKDTPKLKPESSKNSCPGAANKEIHRSLSDPDLSPLSVRSKKRTRDDLLSSDLSDFKEEMKSMITSLLTAQEREMKKIGTSLKEIQSTNQSIEAAVSFLSAQNEEYKKKIETLEKNAMEDKKYITVLEDKIEDLQITSRKSNFELKNVPKENSESKENLVSMVLKLSETIGCQVNKEEIKDIYRVRSKKEGTRSMPIVVETSSTILKTEFLKCCKTYNMNHKNKLTAKHLGFRTNVDTPIYVSEQLTAKGSRLHFLARDLQKTKRYKYCWTAYGKVYLKKHDHSPVITVRSESQVQQLINED from the coding sequence ATGTTTACACAACGGTCACCTCTACCCTCGGACAGTGCAAAAAAGGATACGCCAAAGTTAAAACCAGAATCTTCCAAAAATAGCTGTCCTGGAGCTGCTAATAAGGAAATACATAGATCTTTATCGGATCCGGACTTGTCGCCCCTATCTGTGCGTTCAAAAAAAAGAACAAGAGATGACTTACTCAGCTCTGACTTATCTGACTTCAAGGAAGAAATGAAATCTATGATAACGTCGCTACTTACTGCGCAAGAACGAGAGATGAAAAAAATTGGCACTTCGTTAAAAGAAATACAAAGTACGAATCAGAGTATCGAAGCAGCCGTTTCTTTCCTCTCAGCCCAAAATGAGGAGTACAAAAAAAAGATTGAGACGTTGGAGAAGAATGCCATGGaggacaaaaaatatatcacagTTTTAGAGGATAAAATTGAAGATTTGCAAATTACAAGCCGAAAATCCAACTTTGAACTAAAAAATGTGCCTAAGGAAAATAGCGAGTCCAAAGAAAACCTCGTCTCGATGGTGTTAAAGTTATCTGAAACTATAGGATGTCAAGTAAACAAAGAGGAAATAAAGGACATCTACCGAGTGCGCAGTAAGAAAGAAGGAACACGTAGCATGCCAATTGTAGTAGAAACCTCCTCGACTATCCTCAAGACCGAGTTTCTCAAATGCTGTAAGACCTACAATATGaaccataaaaataaattaacagcTAAACACCTTGGATTTCGAACGAACGTTGACACACCGATATACGTATCTGAGCAGTTAACAGCAAAAGGATCACGACTACACTTCCTAGCCCGTGACCTGCAGAAGACCAAAAGGTACAAATACTGCTGGACCGCATACGGTAAAGTCTACCTGAAGAAACATGACCACTCGCCTGTCATCACGGTTAGAAGCGAATCGCAGGTACAGCAACTTATTAATGAAGACTGA